One part of the Phoenix dactylifera cultivar Barhee BC4 chromosome 4, palm_55x_up_171113_PBpolish2nd_filt_p, whole genome shotgun sequence genome encodes these proteins:
- the LOC103711163 gene encoding zinc finger CCCH domain-containing protein 59, with protein sequence MATISTPRILFCGDVLGHLHQLFKRVQTVNKSSGPFDALFCVGQFFPDSADRPDELSDYLDGRAAVPIPTYFTGDYGVGAARFLSAASKLPSNLGFKTDGVQLCSNLYWLKGSGKFSLHGLSVAYLSGRRSQDAGGYGVYTEDDVDALRALAEEPGIVDMFLTNEWPSGVSNGADTSNTPPGVSDPSGYDPIVSELVAEIKPRYHIAGTKGVYYAREPYCNKEAEHITRFIGLAAVGNKEKQKFIHAISPTPASTMSTAEIRTRPPNTTLSPYIIAEITSPAREATKRPANSDIDTQYWRFDVSKRQKRGGAGGDKLCFKFTSSGSCSRGEKCNYRHDADARDQYLKNVCFDFLNKGKCERGSDCNFNHSLSDDGASFSQNAKSHSDRKSSGKNCWFCLSSPNVESHLVISIGESYYCTLAKGALVQNHVLLVPIEHCPNTLMMPSDTDMELEKYKNALNVYYKNQAKEVVFFEWIFQHSPHANLQAVPIPLSKASNVQRIFNLAAKKLGFEFAVVNPDNDSSEGRKLLRSQFDGKSSLFYVELPEGTILLHLVDDKEKFPVQFGREVLAGLLSVPERADWRNCKLNKDEELQMVEGFKKGFGDYDPAK encoded by the exons ATGGCGACGATTTCAACTCCAAGAATCCTTTTCTGCGGCGACGTCCTCGGCCACCTACACCAGCTCTTCAAGCGAGTTCAGACG GTGAACAAATCGAGCGGGCCCTTCGACGCCCTCTTCTGCGTCGGTCAGTTCTTCCCGGACTCCGCTGACCGCCCCGACGAGCTCTCCGACTACCTCGACGGCCGCGCTGCCGTCCCCATCCCCACCTACTTCACCGGCGACTACGGCGTTGGCGCCGCGCGGTTCCTCTCTGCCGCCTCCAAGCTCCCCTCCAACCTCGGCTTCAAGACCGACGGCGTCCAGCTCTGCTCCAACCTCTACTGGCTCAAGGGCAGCGGCAAGTTCTCCCTCCACG GGTTATCGGTGGCTTATTTATCTGGTAGGCGTTCACAAGACGCTGGGGGCTATGGAGTGTACACCGAGGATGATGTTGATGCATTGAGAGCCCTGGCAGAAGAGCCGGGGATAGTTGATATGTTTTTGAC TAATGAATGGCCAAGTGGGGTCTCTAATGGAGCTGATACTTCCAATACTCCACCGGGTGTTTCAGATCCTTCAGGATATGATCCCATTGTATCGGAATTAGTTGCAGAGATCAAGCCGAG GTATCATATTGCAGGTACTAAAGGTGTATACTATGCACGTGAGCCCTATTGTAACAAAGAAGCTGAACACATTACCCGTTTTATTGGACTCGCGGCTGTAGGGAATAAAGAGAAACAG AAGTTTATTCATGCGATTTCTCCTACTCCAGCATCTACGATGTCAACTGCTGAGATTCGCACAAGACCACCAAACACCACCTTATCACCATATATCATTGCAGAGATAACCAGTCCTGCAAGAGAAGCTACTAAACGTCCTGCCAATAGTGATATTGATACGCAATACTGGCGATTTGATGTTTCAAAGAGGCAAAAACGGGGAGGGGCAGGTGGGGATAAATTGTGCTTCAAGTTTACATCTTCAGGATCCTGTTCTCGAGGGGAGAAATGTAATTATCGACACGATGCGGATGCGAGGGACCAATATCTAAAAAATGTATGCTTTGATTTTCTTAACAAAGGAAAATGTGAACGAGGTTCTGATTGCAATTTTAACCACAGCCTCTCTGACGATGGGGCTAGTTTCTCTCAGAATGCAAAATCTCATAG TGATCGGAAGAGCTCAGGGAAAAATTGTTGGTTCTGCTTGTCAAGCCCAAATGTTGAGTCACACCTCGTAATAAGCATAGGAGAAAGTTACTACTGCACACTTGCTAAGGGCGCGCTTGTGCAGAACCATGTACTGCTGGTACCAATTGAGCACTGCCCTAATACTCTTATGATGCCTTCAGATACAGACATGgagcttgaaaaatataaaaatgctCTCAATGTGTATTACAAAAACCAGGCAAAGGAAGTTGTCTTTTTTGAGTGGATATTTCAACACAGTCCTCATGCTAACCTTCAG GCTGTTCCCATTCCATTATCTAAAGCATCCAATGTTCAGCGGATTTTCAATTTAGCTGCCAAGAAATTAGGATTTGAATTTGCAGTGGTGAACCCAG ACAATGATTCTAGTGAAGGTAGAAAATTATTGAGGTCTCAATTTGATGGCAAATCAAGTTTATTTTATGTAGAACTCCCTGAAGGTACAATACTGTTGCATCTTGTTGATGACAAAGAGAAGTTCCCAGTCCAGTTTGGGCGTGAG GTGCTAGCAGGCCTGTTAAGTGTTCCAGAACGAGCTGATTGGAGGAATTGCAAGCTCAACAAGGATGAGGAATTGCAGATGGTAGAAGGTTTCAAGAAGGGATTTGGTGACTACGATCCAGCCAAATGA